The window GAAGCCGCCACGACTTATACAAAAATCCTACCACAGGGAAAAAGCAGCCGGTTCCAAGGCATAATGAAATAGACGAAAACCTTGCGAAGCATATAATAAAAGAATTGACATAACAAGAAAATCCAGCGGATGGC is drawn from Deltaproteobacteria bacterium and contains these coding sequences:
- a CDS encoding type II toxin-antitoxin system HicA family toxin, translated to MKRKDLLKKLNDSGCILIRHGSRHDLYKNPTTGKKQPVPRHNEIDENLAKHIIKELT